The DNA window TACAATTCAAAATTTAACATTGGGTAGTCGCCAAGCGGTAAGGCACAGGACTTTGACTCCTGCATGCGAAGGTTCGAATCCTTCCTACCCAGCCAGAGCACCTAAAAAGGTGCTTTTTTATTACATAGGAAATTCCTTCGAATTTGATATACAATAAAAAGCCTTCCGGTTACATTTGAATATCAATATATAGAAAAAGCCAGATACTAAGTTTGCAGTATTGACTGTAAACTGTAGTGCCTGGCTTTTACTTTTAGACATTATAGCAGCGAATTAAATCTTCCAAAGTATCTCTTCTTCGGATTAATATATGGTCTCCGTTTTCTTTGATGAGAACCTCGGCAGGACGAAGGCGATTATTATAATTTGAGCTCATTACATGGCCATAAGCGCCTGCGTCTAAAACGCCTAATAAATCTCCTTCAAAAATTTCTGGAAGTAATCTGTTTTTTGCAATGATATCTCCACTTTCACAAATATTTCCTACGATAATTACAGGTTCTTTTTTAGTTGATGGAAGATCAGAATTTCTATAAATTTCTATGTCATGGTGAGAATCATACATAATTGGCCTTTGCAAGACATTAAATCCTAAGTCTGTTCCGACATATTTGTTGTCATAATTTATTTTAATAGCATGAACTGTTCCTAATAGAACACCGCATTCAGCTGAAATATATCGACCGGGTTCAATTTTAAAGGTAATATTCTTTCCATAGGATTTTACCCATTCATTTAAAATCGAATCCAGTTCTTTTCCCAGGGAGGATAAATCTAAACGCGCTTCATTTTCTTGTTTGTGATAAGGAATACCAAATCCTCCACCTAAATCAACAAACTCAAGATCTTCAAAGTTTTCAGCTAAAGATAAGATAGATTTTATTCCTTGTATATATGCAGATCCTTCCATAAATAATGAACCTATGTGCTGATTGATTCCTACCAATTTAAGATTATATTTTTTAAGAATTTCTTTCACTTGAGGAATGAAATTTGGATCAACACCGAATTTTGTTTCTTTTCCTCCTGTGATTACTTTTTTATGGTGACCTGCGCCTACACCAGGATTGAAGCGAATCGCAACAGAGCCACCAGGATTGATTTTTCCAAATAGCTCTAATTGAGAAAGGGAATCTACACTTACAGTAATCTTTCTGTCAATGGCAAACTTCATTTCATCTGCGGATACATTATTGCTTATGAACAATATTTGCTCGGGTTTAAATCCTGCCTGTAATTCTAAAAATATCTCTCCCGGTGACATGGCGTCTACATTTAAACCTTCTTCAAGAGCAATTTTTAGGAGTTGTAAATTACTATTTGCCTTAACGGAATAGTTAACAGAAAAATTAGGATAAGATACGAGGTTTTTCATTTCTCTGCAACGTTCACGAAAAATTCGCTCATTATAAACATATAAAGGACTTCCATATTCTTCTATTAATTCAAATGGATCAGAATTGCCGAAAAAATTAAGGCTTTGCGTTACATTTGAATATACATACTGCATTTTAAAACTCCTTTCAAAAAATCTTTTAGCTGTATATGTTTTATGCGGCTTTAAACAAATTACTCGTATTTTAAGACTATATTATTTTTGATAATAGTTGTCAAGTATTTCGATGCAATTTATAGATTTTTGTTACAATTGCAAGAAAATATATTGGTAATTCATCATATAGAATTCTTTTTGACATACTTTTTTATTACAAGGATAATCTGGATTCTTTCTTATAGTACATTTTCTTTTTTTATTATATAATACATAATACGAGATAATAGAAGATTGAAACACTATTAGGAGTGAAGAAATTTGGATATTTTTGAATATACCCGACAAAAAACAATGAAAAATGAATCTCCTTTAGCGGCAAGGATGAGACCTGCAACTTTGGAGGAGTTTGAGGGGCAAGAACATATTATAGGAAAGGACAAACTTCTTTATAGGGCAATTAAGGCTGATCAATTAAGTTCAATTATTTTTTACGGTCCTCCCGGAACTGGTAAGACGACTCTGGCAAAAATCATTGCAAATACTACAAAATCTGAATTTTGTCAACTGAATGCAACTACATCGGGAAAAAAAGAAATTACTGAAGTAGTGGAAGAAGCAAAGACTCGATTAGGCATGACTGCCAAAAAAACAATTCTGTTTATAGATGAAATTCATCGCTTTAATAAGGCACAGCAGGATGCTTTGCTTCCCCATGTGGAAGATGGAACAATTATTCTTATTGGAGCAACAACAGAAAACCCTTATTTCGAAGTGAATAAGGCATTGGTATCCAGGTCAAGAATATTTGAGCTTAAACCTTTATCTCAGCAAAATATTAAAAATTTAATTCTTAGAGCATTGAAAGATGAGAAAAAAGGGCTGGGTAGTTTCAATGCAGATATTACTGACGAAGCATTGGAATTTTTAGCTGATATGGCTAATGGTGATGCAAGAGCGGCGATTAATGCCATAGAATTAGGAGTACTTACAACACAACCTTCCGAAGATGGGAAAATTCATATTACTTTGGAAGTAGCACAGGAATGTATTCAAAGAAGAGCGCTCAATTACGATAAAGATGGGGACAATCATTATGACACCATATCTGCTTTTATAAAAAGTATGAGAGGTTCTGATCCTGATGCTGCTGTTTATTATTTGGCCAGAATGCTTTATGCTGGAGAAGATCCAAAATTTATAGCCAGAAGAATTATCATATGTGCTGCAGAAGATGTTGGAAATGCAGATCCTAATGCATTGCAGGTAGCTGTCGCCGCAGCACAGGCAGTCGATTTTATCGGTATGCCTGAAGGAAGGATCATATTAGCACAGGCAGCTATATATGTTGCTTGCGCTCCGAAGAGCAATGGAGCCATTGTGGCTATAGATGCAGCACTGGAAGATGTTAAAAATATCAGGATTAAGGGTATCCCCTCTCATTTAAGAGATGCTCATTACCCGGGAGCTAAAGAATTAGGCCATGGGGCAGGATATAAATATGCACATGCATACCCAGGAAATTATGTCAGTCAGCAATATCTTCCGGATGAACTTCTGGATCGCGTGTATTACATTCCGAC is part of the Defluviitalea raffinosedens genome and encodes:
- the lysA gene encoding diaminopimelate decarboxylase yields the protein MQYVYSNVTQSLNFFGNSDPFELIEEYGSPLYVYNERIFRERCREMKNLVSYPNFSVNYSVKANSNLQLLKIALEEGLNVDAMSPGEIFLELQAGFKPEQILFISNNVSADEMKFAIDRKITVSVDSLSQLELFGKINPGGSVAIRFNPGVGAGHHKKVITGGKETKFGVDPNFIPQVKEILKKYNLKLVGINQHIGSLFMEGSAYIQGIKSILSLAENFEDLEFVDLGGGFGIPYHKQENEARLDLSSLGKELDSILNEWVKSYGKNITFKIEPGRYISAECGVLLGTVHAIKINYDNKYVGTDLGFNVLQRPIMYDSHHDIEIYRNSDLPSTKKEPVIIVGNICESGDIIAKNRLLPEIFEGDLLGVLDAGAYGHVMSSNYNNRLRPAEVLIKENGDHILIRRRDTLEDLIRCYNV
- a CDS encoding AAA family ATPase; amino-acid sequence: MDIFEYTRQKTMKNESPLAARMRPATLEEFEGQEHIIGKDKLLYRAIKADQLSSIIFYGPPGTGKTTLAKIIANTTKSEFCQLNATTSGKKEITEVVEEAKTRLGMTAKKTILFIDEIHRFNKAQQDALLPHVEDGTIILIGATTENPYFEVNKALVSRSRIFELKPLSQQNIKNLILRALKDEKKGLGSFNADITDEALEFLADMANGDARAAINAIELGVLTTQPSEDGKIHITLEVAQECIQRRALNYDKDGDNHYDTISAFIKSMRGSDPDAAVYYLARMLYAGEDPKFIARRIIICAAEDVGNADPNALQVAVAAAQAVDFIGMPEGRIILAQAAIYVACAPKSNGAIVAIDAALEDVKNIRIKGIPSHLRDAHYPGAKELGHGAGYKYAHAYPGNYVSQQYLPDELLDRVYYIPTDNGYEAVIKSIQASRNSAQF